A genome region from Bemisia tabaci chromosome 3, PGI_BMITA_v3 includes the following:
- the LOC109036187 gene encoding protein D1 isoform X2, which produces MSGVGRTKFVTLIQRFNLTADEIQTQLKKHEIIPDVIPTAPKNVLQVTYNTTSVRFGNEINATETKLEPTHMEWPEDKEHHYTLIMTDPDVPNRTTHFEREWQNWVVVNIPGCKFKNGKVLTKYIPPLPEEDFGGVHRYVFLSYKQPRQNMTFNETYVRIASYGLRGEFSTRKFAEKYSLGDPVAVNFFYLRWSFIV; this is translated from the exons ATGAGTGGCGTGGGAAGAACGAAATTCGTGACGTTAATACAA AGGTTTAATCTGACAGCTGACGAAATACAGACACAATTGAAAAAGCACGAGATAATTCCAGATGTCATTCCAACAGCTCCTAAAAATGTTTTGCAG GTAACTTACAATACAACATCTGTGAGATTCGGAAATGAAATAAATGCTACCGAGACAAAATTGGAGCCCACACACATGGAATGGCCAGAAGATAAGGAGCACCATTATACATTAATTATGACAG ATCCTGACGTTCCAAACCGGACGACACATTTTGAAAGAGAGTGGCAAAATTGGGTCGTGGTAAATATTCCTGGctgcaaatttaaaaatggCAAGGTTCTCACCAAATACATTCCTCCATTACCGGAAGAGGACTTCGGAG GAGTTCACCGATATGTGTTCCTGTCCTACAAGCAACCAAGACAAAATATGACTTTCAACGAAACCTACGTAAGAAT TGCATCCTATGGACTACGCGGTGAATTTTCCACaagaaaatttgctgaaaaatacAGTTTAGGGGATCCTGTGGCAGTAAATTTCTTCTACTTAAGATGGTCATTTATTGTGTAA
- the LOC109036187 gene encoding protein D2 isoform X5 → MEWPEDKEHHYTLIMTDPDVPNRTTHFEREWQNWVVVNIPGCKFKNGKVLTKYIPPLPEEDFGGVHRYVFLSYKQPRQNMTFNETYVRIASYGLRGEFSTRKFAEKYSLGDPVAVNFFYLRWSFIV, encoded by the exons ATGGAATGGCCAGAAGATAAGGAGCACCATTATACATTAATTATGACAG ATCCTGACGTTCCAAACCGGACGACACATTTTGAAAGAGAGTGGCAAAATTGGGTCGTGGTAAATATTCCTGGctgcaaatttaaaaatggCAAGGTTCTCACCAAATACATTCCTCCATTACCGGAAGAGGACTTCGGAG GAGTTCACCGATATGTGTTCCTGTCCTACAAGCAACCAAGACAAAATATGACTTTCAACGAAACCTACGTAAGAAT TGCATCCTATGGACTACGCGGTGAATTTTCCACaagaaaatttgctgaaaaatacAGTTTAGGGGATCCTGTGGCAGTAAATTTCTTCTACTTAAGATGGTCATTTATTGTGTAA